In the genome of Dromiciops gliroides isolate mDroGli1 chromosome 1, mDroGli1.pri, whole genome shotgun sequence, the window AGAGGCTCTCAAGCCAGTACCAGGACCAAGGAGGCTCCCAGAGAGCAGCAGCCACTATGGAAAGTTGTAGGGAATGCTGGAGAGAAGGCATCCTCACCTCCTAGCCCCTTGGGCTCCCCAAAGACTCCTAGGAAAGAGCAAGGCTTGAGTGTCCCCTGCAGGAGACCTCTGCCACCTTTGAGGACACTTGGTCCGCAGCCTCCCAAGCCCCCCCTCCCACCAGGCAGCCTGCATTTAGAACGGTTCAGGAGGACAGAGACCATCCGCAGAGCGGCTACAGGTGGGTGCCGGGATCATGTCAAGAAAGTTTTGAGAAGGGTGGAAGTCCCTGGATCATGGTGGTCTGGGGAGGATGACACTCAGATTTTGGACTTGGGGTTACAGTACCAACATGACTAGGAACCAGTTGTTCTGCTCCCTATTTGAGAAACTGACTCGCCCATGGGGTTATCTAGCTAGTATTGAGGGTGACATTCAAATCCAGTTCTACCTATGGGAACTTCGTAGTTGGCTGTGAGGAAAAAAACACTTTAGATCTTCATTAATGTCATTTGCATGGCTCCAGTGGGTGGGTAATTGAGGTCTGACTCTCTTGAAGGTCTCAATTGTGCTGGTATAATTGTATGCAGGCAAGAAAACCATCTTGGGTGGGGAGACTCAAGTGACAGCATTTCGGAAGCCAGGATCCCTCTCCAGGAGCAACTGCCTGGGCCCCCCAGTTTCTCCCATCCCACAGTAAGTCTGGGTACTTGGGAAGGGTTGGGGGTACTTTGGGGAGGGTGTGGGAAGATCCTGTAGAATGCTGCAGAAAGCCCTAACCCCCACTCTCCTCATAGGAATCCAGATGAGATTTATGACGATGTTGAGCCAAGCCCCTGCCCACCAGGCCCCAAGAGGAGAGGTGTGTATTCATGAGGGAAGTAGAGCATGAGATGTAAATTTCAGGAAAGATGGTGTGGATTTTCTGATCTACAGTACTTTCTagaataggggaagctaggtggcacagcagataaagcattggccctagagttaggaggacctgagttcaaatctcacctcagatgctagttgtgtgaccctgggcaagtgacaattgccccaattgccttaaaaatccagagccttgcaaaaaatttttttaaaaaattgggcagctaggtggcacagtggataaagcaccggccctggactcaggagtacctgagttcaaatccggcctcagacacttgacacttactagctgtgtggccttgggcaagtcacttaacccccattgccctgcaaaaataaataaataaataaataaaaattttaaaagattaaaaaataaaaatccagagcctgatgtatatcttgctactggacccagatggctctggaggagagagtgaggttggtgatcttgcacggccctccctcactgaaatctaGTTTAgtgcatgtcatgacatcaccctgatgttatggtcctctttgaaaatgaaggactaaCGAGAAGAGCAATTCAGCCTTTCTAGAGAACTAGCTCACTTCAGAAGCACTTCCTTCTCTGAGTGGTACAGTCGAagtatgattggtttcctttttacAAGAAAACTGATGGCCCACACAGGATCTGGAGATGAGGGTCCTAGAGAGGGAAGCTTTAGCTAACTCCTGTGGTCATGCCTGAGGCCAAGTCTCCTTAACCTAGATAGACTGGTTAATCCATGAGGTCTGGGGACAAAAAAACTAGGCtggtggttctcaaactttttggtcttggCCCCTTCACACATTATTGAGGACTTTCCCTAAAGAGCTTCTGTTTAAGTGGGCTATATCTATTGGTAGTTActgtattaaaaattaaaactgataaaatttgAGAATATTTGAGTTCATTTTACAATAATAaacccattttatacatgaacacatataacattttaaatgaaaataaccatttttttaaaaattgagaacagCATTGATTTACACCTTTTTATAAGtctctttaatgttttttttttaacagtttttttttgggggggtgaggcaattggggttaaatgacttgcccagggtcatacagctagtaagtatcaagtgtctgaggccagctttgaactcaggtcctcctgactccagggccagtgctctatccactgcaacacctagctgccccttctttattGTCTTTAATAGAAGATAGTTGGattctcctctctgtttctttattcACTCAGCCGCAATGTTATTTTGGTTGAAGTTAAaaaaatccagcttcacacagatatgtagttaGAAAATGAAGGCATATTTTAGGAGGCAAATATAgaattatgaaaattgttttgatcTCATGGACTTCCCCGAAAGGGTCCCACCCATTCTtcccccatttccttatcttctcAGGATCTCAGGAACCCATTTAGTTATTCAAGGTGTATCTGGGTTTGAGGTtccattcacctttttttttttttttagtgaggcaattggggttaagtgacttgcccagggtcacacagctggtaagtgttaagtgtctgaggccggatttgaactcaggtcctcctgactccagggccggtgctttatccactgcaccacctagccgcccccattcaCCACTTATTGACCCTGGGTAAGCTACTTTCCTTTTCTGAGTCCCAGGTCTCTTAGCTGTAAAACGAGCTCCGAAGCTGAGagtttgaacctaggttctctgattTCAAAATCAGCACCCTTTCATCTATGCAATATTGCTTCTTGTAGAGGTGGGCCTTATTAATCCTAATGCTTCCTATAAAGCTCTGGGGACTCATTTGGAGCTTCTGACATTGCCCTATGATTCTTagtcaatttccatttcttcctcactCTACCCTGTTAGGTTTGTTGTCTTAGGGACAAGTGGCCTGTCCCTGGGTTTCCTCATCATGTGTGACACATAggcaccctccctccccccacccaaccaGTTACAAATGACTCCTCCTCCAGTCTTCATCAACTCCAGAAACTGTCTTAACAGGGCCACAGTCAGCCTTCTAAAGCAAAGTACTGAGTTGTTGGTGGTCATTGGAATGTCAACATAGACGCTGGATGGGCAAATAACCTTCCAGAGGGCCCGGGGGATTCTACCACATGGTTTGGGGGTTGGAGAAGGCAACCTTGGATATTCTTTCCAGGCTGCTTCTCTGACCGGTTTTTGCCTTTCCTGGCCTTTTCCTGAGGTCCCCAGTGCAGCTTGCAACATCTCCTCATTAGCACACAGTTGACCACAGCTTTGGTTTCCTACCACTGCCTCTCCTGTGTTTCCGGGCAAAGGTTGCAGAATTAAGGGTCTCTCATCTGTGGATCCCCCTTCCCCAGGGGATGAAATCTTGGTTGGGGTTGCTCTAGGGAGGGGTAATTAGTGGATGTCTTTCCAAGCCCAGAAGGGACCTGTCCCTCTTGCCTGACTACATCAGGTTTCATTCATTCCTGATCTTAGTGAACaactccacctccccccccctccccccaaccacaCTTGCACGGTGGTGAGTTGAAATGGATTTAGCCCTAGAGGATGAAAGGAAGCTCTGGTTCTTCtccccatttgttgttgttcagttgtatctgactttttaTGACACCATGGACCATAGTGCACCAGGCCCTCAACCTGAAGGGCTCATCTTTTGATGTCTTATCTTTCAGCATCTTATTATCcctgaggttttcttagcaaaaatcctggagtggcttgccatttccttctctagtgtatCACCTTTTATCAGAACactccactatgacctgtctatcttgggtaaccctgcatgGGATCGCTCACAGTTTCACTGAGCTATGCAAGCCCCTCTGCTGTGACAATGCAGTGATACAAGGAGTTTTTCTCATCCATAGGCTCCCCCTCTTTGATTTCAAAGTTCAGCCCCAGGAACCTCATTCACTGCCCCATAAATCTCTGGCTTCCCTAGGGCtactagatttggagttcaaAGCTTTGAGACTTGCAGCAAGAGTTCTGTGTGTCCCTCTCATAGTTTTTGGTCAGCTCTGAACCAGTGATCTCTATGAACTCAGTGAGTTGTGAGCATCCCTTGGACTGTTCCTTTGGGGGTAAATTTGAGACCCTtaatctccttctttctttctgttaggGAGCAGCTGTTCCTCAACCCCCATCCAACTTTCCCAAATGCAGTTTCCCAAATGGTCTTTGGATCCTGATCTCTACCTAAATGTCTAGTCTGTCAGGTATTCCAATAACTCAAGCCCAAGTAGGTTAAGCGATTTGTTCAAAGTAGTTTCAAGACTGGAAACCCAATATTAGACTTCATGCTCTTTGCATTGCACCTGACAGTTGTCTTCAATTGTTTTTTCTCTATGTCAGTCAGTAGTGCTAAGGCTGAGATGGGGTCCTTAATTTAAATTccaaattgggggtggggagaagggggtcTTGTCTTAACCCCTAGGGCTCAGTTATGGTCAGCTTCCAGATCTTAGGGAGGGGTAGGTAAGGCCCGATGCAGGATCTATCTCACCATTGGCTCCCTGTCAGCTGCCATTTTCCAAGGGATTGGGATGCTATGGTGGCAAAGAGAATTGAACTTGGAATCACCATGAATCTCAGCTCTAACACAGCTGTTAGACCTCCGGGGAAcctctttcctcagctataataTGAGGACATTACTACATGCACTACTTCTCTCTCATGCTTTCTTGCGAAGTGCTTTCTAAACTTTCAGACACTATATACAAATGAATTATTCCTGTGCCTCAATCTGCCCAGTccaccttcacacacacacacacacacacacacacacacacacacacacacacacacacacacaccacccctcCCTCTACCTTGTAATGTGTCATCACAATAGCAACACAGTCCAGTTTTCTGGAAGGACAAAAATAATTTGACTCCAGGTGGTGTGGTTGAGAGTAACAGCACAAACctattatcagattgcttgctagccTTGGgaacagggagggaagggaaggtgggagaaaaatttgaaactcaaaaaaacactttatgtgtaattgggaacaaaattaaaaataaaatttaaaagagtaGCAGCACAAACTTAAACATGTCCAGTAATGACATTTGTGAAGGATGGATCAGAATTCAGCTTCAGAATCCATTTCCTTAGGTCTCCAAGTACCCAAACTATTTCTAGCCTTGGGTACCCGTCAAGCTGGTTCCCTGAACAGCTCACCTTCCCACAACTATCCAAGAAAAGTCTCTTCTGAATCCGAGGTGATGCAGTGCATGCACCTGAATAAGAATTCCATCACAAGTGGCTCGATAACCACCTGTGTACACCCTGTTGCCTCATTCCATCTTCTGATGCTCGGGAGGAGTCTAACCCTTCCACAACAGTCCCTCTGATACTTACGGACAAGTGCCAGATCCCCTGCTTAAGTCTTCTCCTAGCTAATTCTTTCAGGCTCACCGAGGGCAGGCTGTCCAAGCTATTCATTCTGGTACCTCTGTAGCTATTTCTTCATACGTGCTCCCCTCAGAAAGGCCAGCCAGCCAGCTAgccctcttctcattttttccccctttttttgcagggcaatgaaggttaagtgacttgcccagggtcacacagctagttaagtgtcaagtgtctgaggctgaatttttcacaacccctacatttacctcttcttaatctctttttctgttaagtccctaccattttttgtcttttatcatgacCATTTTTGCATGAACCACTCCTTTgacatctctaattttctttttttgtgtgaagcaattggggttaagtgacttgcccaagatcacacagctagtaagtgtcatgtatctgagaccgaatttgaactcaggtcctcctgaatccaaggctagtgctttattcactgcgccacctagctgcccccgcccttATTTTAAAAGGTCCAGGTCTGGTTCATTATCCATATCCAGTGTCTGCCTCTAAGATATGTATATAGACAGATTAAGCCTGGAGGTTGCCCTTCAGTGTTCTGGAACAGGGTGTGGATGTGAGCAGTGGTGCCATCCACAAATAGAGCTGTGTCTTAAAGGCCCCTCACCACTACAAAGAATCTCTGGGCAGATCATCCATCTGTAACACTGCTACAAGACTTTTGGCAAACCTGTTTCTTTTAATTGGCTCCCTCCAGCCAGATACTTGACTCAGATGTGTTACTGTTCTTTAATCCCAGAATCCTGTCTTTCCTGTGAAAGACACAGAACCCCTCGAGTTTGTCCATAAATGACTTTGCTGTTAACTGTTAACTTGTAGGCATCACTGTTATTGTGGAGAACCAAGAATGGGGGATGGTGATAACACAGGTACCTTGATCCCCTTTGCCAGCTTAGCTGTTTGCCTTCCTCAGATGACCTACTGGTTGCAGAGAGAACTCTCAGGGATTTCCAACAACCTGGCCTGCAGCCGTGGTAACTTGGGCTTCAGGGAAGGGGTCTGAAAACTGAAAGGGGAGTCTGGGGGTGCAAGGCATCTGTGTCCTGTTCCAGCTATGGATGAAACTCTCCATCTTTAGGAACAGTTGGAAACCCTCCAAAGAGGCCAAGAAAGAAGACATCTCCAAATCGCTGAAGCCTCCAAATCCCCTAAAGCCGTACGAGGAGAAAGCAGAAAGGGAATTCAGGAAGAAATTTAAGGTCAGGAGAAAACATTTCTGCACCATCACCCTCTTCTCAGTCCAGTCTGGCCCAAGCACGAACTGGACCTGGTGAGGTTTTAGGGTCTGGGGAAGTTGATTTAGCAAAGTAACTGTAATTGTGGCACATTGGCTTTTACATTAGACTTTCAGGGATCCTATAAATATCTGGATGAATAACTGAGGGCAAAAGAAAGTCCCAGATAAATGACTGATGCTAGACTACCCTCCTGTGCTCTAGTTTGATGGGGAAATCGTGACTTTGACAAGGATGATGATTGACCCCAATGCCAATACCCGTCGTGCTGGTGGCAGAAACTTGGCTATCAGACGTGGGGAGATCCTGGATGTGATCCAGTTCACCAGCAGAGAACAGATTCTATGCCGGGACGTCAATGGAAAATGTGAGTTGCTTAGTACGCTCTGGAAAGGGGTGGGGCACTTGTCCACATCATTCCATTAAACCCATCGTTCTCTTTTTGTAGATGGCTTTGTCCCTAGAAAAGTTCTGCTCCCCCTGTAAGTGACACCAACCTGAGGAAACAAGGGCAAAAGTGTGGGTGTTGGGAGGGTTAGTCTTCTGGCATTGGCTGATTGCTTATGTCCATTCTTTGACAGGGAGACAGAAATATATGATGACGTTAGTTTCTAAGGTGGGTACCTGTTTTGCTATATATGCCTACCAGGCTCTGCTTCTGATAGGCAGTTCCACATCATCTGTGGGGGAAGAGCAGCATAAGGACCCAGGGCTGGGCCAGCAAGGCAGGTTGGCAAGGAGGCCATTTCAATCCAGCCCGTCTCCCAAGGGAAACGTAGGATGAGAAGCAATCGGAGCCACTGACGGACCTGAAGGGCTAGAGCCCCATCTTCCTTTGCAGAGCGTCCTTGGACCAGGCAATCTCTTCCTTCGTGGCGGGTCCAGAGAAAACTACAAGTTTCTTCTTCATGTATTGAACCCATTGACCTGTACTGTTCTCACGTATGAACACGATTAAATCTTCCTTTCTTGTGTTCCCGTCTCCTGTACCCTCCCTTTAGGAATGCATGGAAGAGATTTGGgtcagaagaaagggagagagcaaGGGCAGATGCGCTGTGCATAGTCCAGGGGGCTATCTCACTTATACTTCCTTGTAGTGTGGAAGGGAACAGCAGTAATACCGAACTCACTTTTAAGAGTGTTTTTTTAGAAGTCAAAACTCTGGGCTGGACATTCAGTTCAAAGGAATATTGGGACATGCAAAAATAGTTATTTTGGTCTATCAAAAGAAAGCTTAGCCAAGACCAAGATAGAGGGAGATGCTGACTTCTTGACGAAGCAGCCCAAggtcggggcagttaggtggtacagtggataaaagcactggccctgaattcaggagaacccgagttcaaatctggcctcagacacttgacacttactagctgtgtgaccctgggcaagtcacttaaccctcattgccctgcagaaaaaaatgaTCCCGaccctttattttcttctttaacgATCTAACAATCCCATTCAGCTCAAGTAGGATACTAAATTCAACACTATAAACAAAGACAGATATATTCAGAATATAATGAACAATTCCAACAGACTTCATGACAAAGTTAAGAGGCTTTCAGTAACTGGTATTTATTATCAAAGTCGTAATGTCAACAAGATGCCACAACTACAAAAAAAATTTCGTACATTGCAATCTCAATGCAAACAGTCAAATGGAATCCCAGTcattaaaaaagtaattaaaatcaCCCCAGAAAGCAACTGAATTTTAACATCTTTATACATCCAGCCAACAAATTAAAATGGttaacaaggaaaacaaaatacaaatttgGAAGTCTGGTATTGATGTTTAAAAAAGGCAACTGCTTAAGCATTTCTATCAATTCGCACATCAATCTCTCTGCCACTGAGTTTTATCCCATTCATCATCCGGCAGGCTCTTTCTGCCACCTCTGGAGATTCAAACTTAACCACGCCACAACCCTTGGATTTGCCATTCTCCATCTTGATGTCTGCATACAACACATGGCCTGAACAGAGAAAAGATCAAACAGGATCAGCCCACCAGACCCACAACAAAGTCCCATGTTCTCAGATTTCTGGGGGTCAAATGCTACCACCCACATTCAGTCCAGAACACTTGCTGGATTCTGGGATGAGTCAtacagaaataatttcttttgaatTCTGCAGCACTGACAAATATTTCAAACAAGAACACTTAAAATGTGTTTTCTGTAGTTGACCTGCTGTTTCTCTAACATGTCTACCATATTTGTAAACCCATCAAAAAGCTGGCTAACAGCTATATTGTTCTTTAGGTTTCAGAAAATGTCATATAACACTTAACTCCCAATCAGATTTCATCTCAAAGGCTTTGGATTTCCCCCCCTTGATTTAGGtaggcacacacacatatttttacatgttatttacTGAACTGTTCAAGGAACTTTAATGATAGTTCAATTATTTCAAAGTTCTATCAAATCAACGTAAAAGTTGATCTATTTGTAGTTATCAAATATGTCCACCATGAATCCAATTGGCTACAGGAAtttagttgagatttaaaggGAAATAACTTCATTTATCTACTGTTAAGATCCTCTCAGCAACAAGAAAAATTTTATCTGTCCCCTGTAGTATcagtattttaaaatgattaaacaagCAAAGCAAACTTACCaggtcaaaaaaattttaaagatcttCTTTGCAAAACAAATATTTGTATGCAAATGTCTACAATCTACTAAGTTAAAGATAAAGTCAGCTTTAAAAGAAGCTTTGACTAGCCCTATTAAATAAAGCTGTGATTGACTAATCAGTTAGGCATGATCACCTAGGCATGAATAATAGGAACTTGCCCAGATAACGAGACCTCACCCATGCCAAGCtctaagaactggaaaaaaaaaaaaagaaaaagaaaccttctTTAATCCCACAAGAGTGCAAGAAAAGGAACCCTGAAGAACCAAGGGATAAGTTTcatgggggaagagaagacttcATGAACAAGTCAGCTGAGGGTATTCAGAGGCATTTAAGCTAAGGAAGGTAACAGCTGACAGACCCAGTCCTTGGATaaaattcatcaagcatttaaatACAGAACACCGCAAAATTGTTAGAATAGTTAAAAAAAGTATCTACTACTCTGAGGCAATTTAAAGAtgacatacaaaaacaaaacattggcaAACAATATGTACCTAACTCAAGAACTAGGGAaatgtcaaaattttaaaaaatgattcaagaTGGGTAGAGAACTTCATAGGGGAAggtaaaacagagagagagagagagagagagagagagagagagagagagagcgtgagcGCACGCgcaagaacatttaaaaatttaagttagGAAAGGCTGGTGTACAAGTTTAGCAATGGAAGCAAGCCACCTTGCTAAGCAGATGTGGAATGAGCACTGAATCAGCTAGGCACCTTCTAATAGGATGCCTGGGGAGGCAGTTTTATATCTGCAAAGGAAACCAAACCTTTGCCTGAAAGTGTTGATCAGTGTAATGGATCACTGGCAGCATTCACACAGGGCCAACAGAAATGTGCTCCATGATAATTCTGTCATGGGGAAGAAGTTGTTGAGTGCTGAGAAGCTGGAGTGACAGAATATAAGGCAGAGCAGCATGTATTGGGTCAGCTGGGCCCCCAGTATCACCAAGACTCCTGAGGGGACTCATGGAAGCATGACTAGGGAGTGTTTGTTTACTAGATGGAGAGAAAAGCTAAATCAGCCAAGTGGTGAGGATGTTTCTAGTGTTTACTAAGTATTTTATACAAATTCTATGAGTCTTCTACCAAAGGAAAATTCCAACTACCATGAACCTTCTTGCAACAGATGGATACTGGCAAACACCACTGATTTCCCctcaaaacaaatattttcacCCCCAAATGCTAGAATTTCACATAATCTGGAAAGATGCTTATAAGTATCTTAAAACACTTACCACATTCATTGAATTTGTCTTTTAGCATTTTCCATGTAAAGTCAAAAGGGAGCTTAAGGGGAAAGAAAAACCACCACACTGTTAATTAAGAGACTACAGTTGTATAGCCCACAAAAAATCTCAATGTTCTTCAGTAACATTATTTCCAAGGTTAAAAATACAgcttatcaaaaacaaaacaaaaatatagctTATTATAGAAAAGCCAATAAGGCACTGATTTCAAGGCTAAGAGAttctttgtttttagtgaggcaaatggggttaagtgacttgcccagggtcacacagctagtgttaagtgtctgaggccagatttgaactcagatactcctgactccagggccagtgctctatccactgtgccacctagctgccccaaggctaagAGATTCTTGATCAAAGATGCAAACAGTCCAATGAACTATTTTAGTTAACATTCCTTTACTGTCAGTTCTGTGAAAAGAAGGGACCTCCTGAGACATTAACATGGAAACTCCCCATggcaatgaaggaaagaagaggaagaggttcTCTCTATTCGCTATTTTTAAGCAGATAGCTTAAACTGGATGAGCATCTGTCAGACACAAGTTGCACTATTTAGCCAATgaagtaccttccaactctagaattACAAAATTCTGTTTTGCTGATTTTTGTGTCCCAAGTATTCTCCAAGAGAGGGGGGACGGTAAGCAGAGGTTCTCATTCCCTGTCCCTTTCTGTCATtaacatagaaagaaaagcaaaacaccaTGCTGctcagtttggggttttgttatatattttcaaaaaaccACTGAAAACAGCTAGCTCCACAAACTGGTTAGAGGCATGGCTGTGGGTCATGTAGGAGGGTAGAAAATAGGACATCTAACCACGGTTATAGTGTTAAACGGCAATGGAGCTGTGTGCCCATGAAAGTGATTAAGGGGGTCAAGGGCTGAGGCTGATGGCCTGGAAAAGACTAAATGGGCTTACTGAATTCTGAGTGCACCTGACCACTTTGCTAAGGGAGTAGGCAGGAAATAAAGCAAGAGAAGAATACTCATCTAAGTTCATGTGAAAGTGAACTGGAACCATTTTAAATATAGTTGGAAATCAAAGTCCCATGTacacgaaaatatttatagcagaatttttttgtagtagtaaagaaTTAGGGACAACGCAGATCCCTataaactgggaaatggctaaacaaattattgtaGATAAAGTATGTTTCAAATGACATTGGAGATTCCTGCAGTAGGGATGACTGTATCGGTgcatattactgtgctataagaaatgtcccATTTATAGAAACataggaaaacttatatgaagtttgctgatgcaaagtgaacagaatcaggaaaatataacaatgtaaatggaaagattaaaaccaaaactaaaaaaaaaaaaaaatcaagaaatcgGAATTAAAACGACTCCAAAGATAGGAGAATGAACCacacctccctctcttctttgaaAGGATGAGAGACTCTGGGAAGTGAATCAGTAACTTCTCTAGCATGGAATATAAATCCAACATAAAACCCCACTAGTTCAAAACAGATATATCTATaggatttaaaaacattgttcttccTCCTGAAATTCCAGGGTCTTTATATAAATATGGAATATCTAATTGCTTTTCAGGCTATCCCACCCTCTACCCAGCCCTGATACAATGCCAATCAGAGAAAGCACTTTACTGTTTGTGGAATTGCTTAATTTAATTCGATTTACAAATCTGATGATGCATTCTGATAAGTTAAAGAAGGCAGGATCACTGATTTCATTTTAATGATCAACTGGTCCACATGTAGTTTATTCGATAATGTATGTATTATGCCTAAAAGTAAATGATTTATTGAAAAACATGCAGATGCAACACATATTACTAAATAAAGTCAGTCTGGCCTTGACTATATGATACTGGATTACAGAGGGTTTCCTGGGTTTTTGGACACTGAAAGAATAAGGCAAGAGTGAAAATAAAAGGTAGTAGAGACTTACATTTCTCACAAATATCTGGCAGGCTTTTCGAGCAACCCCAGGCACGTGGCCACCAGCACCTCCAAAAGACCCTGCAAAACTGCCTCCAAAGTTTCCCCTATCCATTTCCATAGCTCTGTCAAAGCTACCTCCCATGGCAAGTCCCATACGCTCCATTCCTGAACCTAGGGCTGGACCCATAGTAGGACCCATTCTTTCTATGTTATTGGCACCCATACGGTCCAATCCCATGCGCTCTATGTTATTGGCACCCATACGGTCCAATCCCATGCGCTCCATGTTATTGGCACCCATTCGGTCCAAACCGGTAGACATTCGATCCATAACTGGGCCCATGCGATCTATACCTGTTCCCATGCCAGCAGGTACCATACGATCCATACTTAGCCCCATGCGATCCATGGTGGTGCCCATACGATCTACACCTGATCCCATCCTCTCTATAGTTGAGCCAACTCGATCTATAGGAGCAGCCATTCTCTCAATACCAAAGCCCATGCCAGCCCCCATTCTTTCCACACCTGAACCTATCCTATCCATGGTTTGGCCCATCCTTTCAATGCTTGTAGTCATGTGATCTATGCCAAGGGGACCCATTCGTTCTATTCCTGACCCCATTCT includes:
- the PRAM1 gene encoding PML-RARA-regulated adapter molecule 1, whose protein sequence is MESHQDFQNLKAKFQGLQAGFNELPKKPPPLKGSQLPGLGRTHTVSESSSPSGAPAANQRGPPWQGQGAPPSPWLPKPGRGSQASTRTKEAPREQQPLWKVVGNAGEKASSPPSPLGSPKTPRKEQGLSVPCRRPLPPLRTLGPQPPKPPLPPGSLHLERFRRTETIRRAATGKKTILGGETQVTAFRKPGSLSRSNCLGPPVSPIPQNPDEIYDDVEPSPCPPGPKRRDDLLVAERTLRDFQQPGLQPWNSWKPSKEAKKEDISKSLKPPNPLKPYEEKAEREFRKKFKFDGEIVTLTRMMIDPNANTRRAGGRNLAIRRGEILDVIQFTSREQILCRDVNGKYGFVPRKVLLPLETEIYDDVSF